The sequence ttccaccaACTTTTCATTAGGATTTACATTGTTGACACCATCTCGAGTGAAATCAACAACTTGTGgagttgttgatttgtattccaccaacTGCAGAATGCCAAGCAAAGGGTATTATCTCCTGGGTGTAATTGTTGAACTGGCCCTTTATGATAagcataaaaattttgtttaagtgtcctttGGTAATGACAACACAGTATTTGATATAGTTAATGCACCTTAGAAAATgataaacactaatacagtagtGTGCattgttgatattattttattgccaactttgaagtaatttttaaagtaatttatttattatatttctgtcattaataaaaaaattatctaagtaacttttgttttataataattaattgtagtgtaattgtaatttacaatttttttaacagcaatttttacagtaaattgtatttttataaatttttcacatcaccaaaaaagaatttggtttttgtttacaataaaaaagtacttttctgacaaatacaataatatactgtaatatacaataataatactcATTTAACAAGTTTATTTGTATGTCAAACACAAAAACAGGGTTTTCATTGGTTTAaaaccaatttattggttttcaccccaaatttctcaaaacctactggaGGTGCAGTTCTGGgacttaatttatttgatttttaggtCAAATATCATAGATCACTATAACTGTCCCCTATAATTATCATCCTAAAGATTTCAGTACGAATAAGCATTGGAGTACAtgttatgaactttttccattattttaacgagTAGAATTGGTCATGAAATTCCAGAACTTGGTAATAAAACTTGTACATAACACCCCacatttctcaaaacctactggaGGTGCAGTTCTGGgacttaatttatttgatttttaggtCAAAAATCATAGATCACTATAACTGTCCCCTATAATTATCATCCTAAAGATTTCAGAACGAATAAACATTAGAGTACATGTTATCAACGAGTAGAATTGGTAATAAAACTTGTACATaggtttgctttttttttaataaaaataatatttcaaggaaaaaagttctacaataataaaattttttatcaaatttttttatcatattcattgatatttatgtattataatttcaatgtgtagtttgtaattttttataactcatCATCTCTTATtccatattattataaatgttctgAGGatcaggtaaaaaaataattttgtcaggtataaatacaaaaaagaaaaagaataaatggaagcataattaaacttttataatgagacaacaaaaaattaagcaCCAATAACAGTCTCAAAAAGAAAAGCACACAAAATTTCTAACAtaacaggaaacaaaaaaaagaaaaaaatataattacttaaagaATAGATAAATATACGTCAGATGATGATACAATTATTCGAATTTGTGTTGAGAATGGGATAATTATTCGGTTGTCTACTTCAATTAGTCGAAATGATGATAAgtcattttgtggttttatatatgattcaaattctatttttttagggTCTGAATATTCATAAGATCAGtatcatctaaataaataaaatttcataaaaaatttaaataatgcattttaaaacttaaaacaaggAACAAGGAACAAAATGTAGAAAACTGTAAATACAGTAAGTTTAAATACATGAAATTGAATCACAATACAATgtcaagtaattataaaattgttttgatatgaaatctaataataaatggAAACAACTTTATGGTATGGTATGTGTtccaattcataatttttatgtcgTCTGTATTCCCATAAATAGTTATCAATAAGTATTGAATTACAAAGTATATTATTTGATTctgatttacttttttctaataactgAAGAACTCTATTTTTCACTCTTTCAACTGCTTCTATTGAACAACCTCTGATCTCTAATTCTTCTTCACAACCACTTTCCAAAAGAACTTCTgtaaaacgataataaaattaaatcaaatagttttttccaaaatgaattcaaaagttggtaaacttttgaattattatttaacaactgTTAGTGAATTAACTTAACATTCACAAGCTcatgaataataaaacttactatcaatttgaaagtatcTTCTGGACCAATATTCTGCATGGGAGTATGTCACCAGACTACATAGCTACAAACATGAGTATATACTGTCTTAATATACTATGAGTATAACTATCTCCTTAGCCTAAAGCCAATGAGATCTCAGGCAgtgtcattaaacaaaaaaaaatactttagatttcaaagccaattaaaaaaaaagcagccAAATCTTTAACTGGATTTTTGAACTCAGGTTCTGTGATACAGAAAATAGACTAATAACGATTTTTCAACATTCAATCAATCTAGAGGTTACATTTATACAAGATtcttaatgtaattattgttttctcTAACTATACCAAGTGTGCTTGTAGAACATCACAggtcaaatttttcattactgaaaAGTTTACAAATCCCAATTTTTTGtgaaatcacaataaaaatgcCAGTTTATTAGTAACAAATACTTCTGTGAGACCTGTGTTAGTGTTGATGATGATGgtatttgttaatgttaatgttactttaatgttgaataataaggtttgttaaagtattttcatatagataaacaaaaatagttcTGCCTAAATTCTGCTTAAAAGATTGGAAgaaatttaatatcatcaaaacaataatgatttaaacaaataatacatcaTAGTACTTATTCCTTAATATTATTGGTTATGGTATTTTAAACCAACTAAGGTGAATAAGTTAATATGTGTACAGAGAAAACCTATTTattctaagaataaaataatttctatagctgataaacaatctatttttaacttaacaatttttagagaaaataaacaGAATCTGATTAACTTAATCTTAATGACTATAAAACATAATacctgattttaataatttatgtagttCAGGACTGTATTTTAATACACCAAAATGTACCAGTACTTGAGGaactctgaaaaaaataaaaataaaatgtaatacatttttaaaattcacaatatattaattaaaatataacaaattgctGATTGGTAATATTACAACACATcagcagaaaatttaaaaacaacatagaATGGCTTGTATACAAGTCTTGTATAACACAAACCATTTGtgttatatcaaaaaaatatcttttttttttaataacacgcACATACTTATTAACTCTGATGATttcacatttttgaaattattaactaattattttgtaatttgttatgtATCATATTAGTTTCAAATTGattatgttttcataaattatgttaaatcagaaaaactccaaaatcataatttatatattgactGTTAAGACTTaccactttaattaaatttatagttccAAATCACAATTTACACTTTTTCaatgaaactaataaattgttGAACTGTTCCCCTAGCTAGCCACTTACTACCATAAATAATCCAAAACcaaatataaactaatttgaGAGAAAATTTAGACTACACAATAGtctaaaatgtaatgtaattaaaacttaCGTTTTagttaaaacttataattaaaacttaagtttttaGCTAAATCATAAAGATTTTAGCACTGTGCTCTTTTCAGAAAGTAAAACTATAGAATCAGCATGGTGTAAGGAATTTATGCAAGTTCAGTGACAGGAAGTTGGGACTGACAATAATGTGACAGTATAATGTAGAATATAAgtctaaaaataaacttttggatTAATAAACTTTTCTGAGGATAATATTGATCAgcaaaaatttgaatgaaagaaataaagataCTGGCATGAAGAGAGCACTAGAATCCTTCAGGTTTCTTTTACTGCTTTTagggtaaaattttaaaaataaatactgcttcAAAATCACTACAAGTAGAATCTCTAGATATAAATAACGCTTATGACCTTTTAGATAATGCTCTTTAAGAGATAAATGACCTTCAAGGATTGATTTATTAGTTGAAGATGCAGCCAAAATCTGCTCAAAACAGGGAATATCCAGTCAGTGTTCAAGCATGAGTCACTAAGGTGAAAAGTCACGTTGACAAGCTTTGTGAAAATCAAACATTCACAGACTGAAAATCAAGTTTTAAGGTGACAATATATTATTCTATGATTGATACTATATGCTCACAACTTGACAATCGGTTTAAGGGCACGAAGTCACTAGCAGACACATGTAGGGTAATTCAACCCTTCTTTTTGGCTTCTTCTACTGATGATCAACTGGAAAAAGAAGCTCAAAAATTTGTAGAAACATTTTCTGATGACACATCTTTGTTAGATCACAAACATCAGTTAGAAGTTCCTTCAGATCTGAGATTACAAACATGATTGATGTGCAACAGCTTGCTAATCTACTGTAGATTGAACATAGTTCTTTGACTTTTAGCTATCCTGAAGTATGTACTGCTTGCTTGCTGTATGTACTTTGTTAATGTTAAAATGGCTAAAGCCGAAACatcattttctaaattaaaactgaTCATAATTCACCTCAGACATGCCTAAATGGTTTGACTCTACTGTCAATAGAAAATGAAAGGGCACAATAGATTAATGTTGGTAAAATCGTTGATATCTTGTCGAAATGAAATCAAGAAAGAACTCTTCAAATGTCAaggttaatcaatatatttattgttaaataaatcatttattttcctgatatcatgaaaatttggactaaattttgttaaattttagtctttgttttattactttaaattattattctaaagtGGTTTTATGTTTCTATATAATGGCAAGTAACTtactaaaatagtatatttaagttattttaattttataaaacatattaatttatccatGCAAGACCaagttatctttattttgaaaagcctattattattacttcagttTGGTAAGACCTTCTAAATAATACCTGTTCCGATCCTGTTGATCTTACTGTAATGATAAGCAAGTgcttaattttttagataaataaaaagttaaacaattaacAACTCATTATTTGATAGCACTGTTCttcaaatctgttaaaataagTGTTATGTATGCATAATTGTTTATGAATGGTTAAATATATTAGTCTCATTTAGACTTTCTGTACTTGGGCCTCTGAGAACCCAGCTACGTTCATTACAGTTTTCAGTTGATAATTTAGAATAAGGCCTGCAATTCCAGTGACATAAATACACAATGGAAAAAGTAATTGCAAATGAGATAAAGTAAAAAACGCAAACTTGGaggtaaagtaatataatattaaaggaaaagGCTATTggattaacagaaaaaagtagaaatttgagATATTGTTATTgacaataacaatgaaatattgttattaactgaaatattattacagATTTGAAACACAGTCCATCATAGCCAAATTGTaactattaacaataataaataaaattgaattgaaagCATTCATTggttcatttatgtttatttccgTTTACTGGCTTACagtttatattgttttactatttttcaagGCTGCCCACAGTTTAAAGTGATGtctgttaaagaatttttaaatttaaattattctgtgaCAATAACTTAATGATTTAGATCTAAAGTGGAAAAAAGTGACCATATGTAAGTGAtcatatgtaacattttaaactaatgtatatagttttttttaacctgATTCTCAAGATTTGcagtatgtaaatgaaaatatgacAAAAGATGAGATGCTACTATCATCATTCAGACGAAAATGATCACTcgacaaaaaaagttttggttTAAGGGTTTATTCTATCAGTTCAAACCTCTGAAAttagaaacgataaaaaaattagaaacattttagGTATAAATatcatagatttaaataataattacacaggGAAAAGATAACAATAGTTCAAAGTCAAGAAAATTAGCTTTTGTGATGCCCAGAATAATATTTCTCACTTTGAACCcttatatttttccttcttttaaaacacaattaagtaatttcagttttaataaaatttcaactattaTGTAAATAACTGTATCAGTCGCCACCTTTTTAATGTATAATCttgttataatttcattgttcatctttttacaaaagtatgtatattctttcattttaaacaCTTCTAGTAACACAAGAAATTATAAAGAGTAATTAAAACAACATTGAACTCTTTAAAAACTCACCTTTGCACTACAtaaagatattgtatttattatcattCAATAACAGGTTGACTTaatcatattgtaaaataaaaaagacagacttttatttaatgtttagggctgtgatatgaattaattaatatttcaaatggtaatttaaagaaaaattgctacTACATATTCTAATGAATCACGACATTTTTGTTATAATCTGATAATTTCACAAAATCTTTAACAACTGTGAAAGCAAATCCTAGAGAACAAGAGGAagtcaatttacaaaaaatataaaagccaCAGCTACATTCAATAAATCACTTCCTGTAGATTATTAAAAAGTGTTGGATGAATTTCCTTCATCAAAGTTACTGAAATTGACTTCAGCTGCtgatgttattaaaaactaatataatgaaGGTAATTACCTGTAATCAGCAAACATTGTTATTGTATCGATATCATGAAATTCTCCTAAGCCTTTTCCTTGACAAAAACCCCAAATATCTGATACTAAAATCTGTGCTCTTTTATAAAACGACactgtaaaattgaaataaaaataatagtattaatttgacttacaaaataatatgttaaacagtaataaagtaataaatacactTATTCCTTCTGTAGTTAATAGTTTTGCTGGTTGCAAATTTACTTTTACActaaattattattggaaaaattagTTTACACTTATATCAGTTTTAGTAAACAAGAAGTAAATAGCAGTAACGTAGAAATAACACAATTGTGTACTCtggatttctttaatttttaaatggtgctggtgatttttcaaatgaaaaaaatgtagtttagaaagtttaaaatgattaaactttaattcataacagaataaataaaaattatatccaatGGTCTTGTTATTACTGTACAATAGGCAgtgtatcttattttaatatttattaaacacacaaaagattacacaaaaatccattgtaattacattttaataaaatataattaaaaaatctcaaggcaaaaaaattattcacattacctacatttttctattcaaatgcagtttttactttaaattattataaacataccaTAACATCtggaggtcttgggttcgaatcctggtcaggtatgatACTTTTCATATGCTATGAATTTCCATTTCTCATAGGGCCAAATGACCAGAGCAGTCGATGCCCatcatttcataaaacaaaaaactatatttagtgATACAAAATGTTGCTCcagaaaaaatatgacaaatcataaaaggataagttttaatgcaataaatatagaatttaatagcaaCTGAAGATGCAAGTTACTGCAAAACCATATTGGAAATTATTAagataagtttaacttatcttgGTGTTGgtgttttcatttaataatacatttattaacacagtggaaaaaatattacttatttgaatacaatatatatatatatatattggggtttaaaaacctgaagaaaagatgtcagatgaatcggtggaatttagagaagcttgaggaagaggaggtaaagaagatttttgaggaggacatcgcaagaggtctgagtaaaaaagataaggtagaaaatgtagaagaagaatgggagaatgttaaaaaggaaattcttaaatcagcagaagcaaacttaggcagaataaagagaactggtagaaaaccttgggtttcagacgatatattgcagctgatggatgaacgtagaaaatataagaatgctagtgatgaagaaagtaaaaggaactatcggcaattaagaaatgctataaacaggaagtgcaaactggcgaaagaagagtggattaaagaaaagtgttcagaagtggaaagagaaatgaacattggtaaaatagacggagcatacaggaaagttaaggaaaattttgggggacataaattaaaatctaataatgtgttaaacaaagatggtacaccaatatataatacgaaaggtaaagtcgatagatgggtggaatatattgaagagttatacggaggaaatgaattagaaaatggtgttatagaggaagaagaggaagttgaggaggatgaaatgggagaaacaatactgagatctgaatttaagagagcattaaaagatttaaatggcagaaaagctcctggaatagacggaatacctgtagaactactgcgcagtgcaggtgaggaagcgattgatagattatacaaactggtgtgtaatatttatgaaaatggggaatttccatcagacttcaaaaaaagtgttatagttatgataccaaagaaagcaggggcagataaatgtgaagaatacagaacaattagtttaactagtcatgcatcaaaaatcttaactagaattttatacagaagaattgagaggagagtggaagaagtgttaggagaagaccaatttggtttcaggaaaagtatagggacaagggaagcaattttaggcctcagattaatagtagaaggaagattaaagaaaaacaaaccaacatacttggcgtttatagacctagaaaaggctttcgataacgtagactggaataaaatgttcagcattttaaaaaaattagggttcaaatacagagatagaagaacaattgctaacatgtacaggaaccaaacagcaacaataacaattgaagaacataagaaagaagccctaataagaaagggagtccgacaaggatgttccctattgccgttactttttaatctttacatggaactagcagttaatgaggttaaagaacaatttagattcggagtaacagtacaaggtgaaaagataaagatgctacgatttgctgatgatatagtaattctagccgagagtaaaaaggatttagaagaaacaatgaacggtatagatgaagtcctacgcaaaaactatcgcatgaaaataaacaagaacaaaacaaaagtaatgaaatgtagtagaaataacaaagatggaccactgaatgtgaaaataggaggagaaaagattatggaggtagaagaattttgttatttgggaagtaaaattactaaagatggacgaagcaggagcgatataaaatgccgagtagcacaagctaaacgagccttcagtaagaaatataatttgtttacatcaaaaatgaatttaaatgtcaggaaaagatttttgaaagtgtatgtttggagtgtcgctttatatggaagtgaatcttggacaatcggagtatctgagaaaaaaagattagaagcttttgaaatgtggtgctataggagaatgttaaaaatcagatgggtggataaagtgacaaatgaagaggtattgcggcaaataggtgaagaaagtagcatttggaaaaatatagctaaaagaagagacagacttataggccacatactaaggcatcctggaatagtcgctttaatattggaaggacaggtagaagggaaaaattgtgtaggcaggccacgtttggagtatgtaaaacaaattgttggggatgtaggatgtagagggtatattgaaatgaaacgactagctctagatagggaatcttggagagctgcatcaaaccagtcaaatgactgaagacaaaaaaaaaaaaaaaaaaaaaatatatatatatatatataaaattttctgttattgtaaatgttttatcaTCCATAAAAAACTGAAGGATTTATTTTGCTGTTGAACAAAGCAAAACAACATGCATCAAAACATGCTCATATTAGAGAAACTtggctgataaaaaaaataaggaattattaTAAGCAACTTATACtttgttattgtaatatatagGATTGCaagttaaagaaaagaatttaattatagtacagttcattttttaatgagttaattaatgttatttaatatgttaCTGTATGAAAATGGCTTGATGTACAAAATTATTAGGTACCTACGAGACAGCTGAACTTTTCATAAAGAACAATATACCggctatactttcttttttttttacagaggtgaAGGAATCCCATTTACAGGTGCCTAGGCAATGACGGGCTCGCTAATAGGTTCCGCAAGATATTATTAGGTGTGAgagtgttcctgcgcactactgaTTAAACTTCTATCCCTCCTGCAAACTGCTTATGCAGAATTACATCAAGAAGGGCGAAACACTCGCTCACACACTCAACACAAAGACACAGCAAAGCACAATTACACATACACTCACAGTTGGCCCTCACAAGCAAACACATAATGCACACAACAGTCAAACAAATTGCAGTACATATATACACCACTCACAAACACAGCCAACACATTATACACACTCTCAGGTACTTACCACATACTTACACACAACTTACCAGGACGTCCACAGTCTAAGCTTCAAAGGAGGGGAAATTACCTACGGACCTGTGCCAGCGGAGTGACCAAAGCTTCATTGCATCCAGTCGACCCCCACAAGGTTGGGGAGCCAACCTCCATATAATCGAGCCCAAATCTAAACAAATA comes from Lycorma delicatula isolate Av1 chromosome 3, ASM4794821v1, whole genome shotgun sequence and encodes:
- the LOC142322163 gene encoding queuosine 5'-phosphate N-glycosylase/hydrolase-like isoform X5; protein product: MLTPKETGEYISNLSKSVLIEEEGVESLSLKGGIDMTDPKVYSQLELKDLEEILQGDDSSVKLQLMKERLDSLHQVGNVLLEKYEGSFVNCIKNSKNSAQSLLNTVVSEFSCFRDESIYKGKKVSFYKRAQILVSDIWGFCQGKGLGEFHDIDTITMFADYRVPQVLVHFGVLKYSPELHKLLKSEVLLESGCEEELEIRGCSIEAVERVKNRVLQLLEKSKSESNNILCNSILIDNYLWEYRRHKNYELEHIPYHKVVSIYY